CACTTGAGAcgcgcgactcggccgtcttACCCCACGGGGAAGCTCACGGCACTGCAAGCCCCGCCGATCGACACGATCCTCCCATCTCGCATGGGCGCTTATGTTCTGCAGTCCGACTTCACCCATTGCAGCTACGGATATAGGTATTCGGCCCTTTGGCATCCATGACGGCGTTTCTCGGCTCCTGCACCTACTGTGATGACCGGAGCCAAGCGTCACGGCATCACAGCCCATGCGCTTTGTTCGCTCCCGTCATGAGCTCGCCCTTCTGCCTGTACATACGGCACTCGAATGCTGTTTAGCTAATACGCATCGCAGATCCacactacttcgtactctgCCCTCTGTCCAACGTCGTTAATAAGGCGTCGTACAGACTAAAGGTTGCATCGAACGAATTCGTCACTCCACCCGAAGTCGAATATAAAAATCTCTGCCTGTGCGGCTCCACCTGCGAGACGCACAGCAGACAAAATCCTTTATTCGATACTCTTCGCGATGAAGCTGTCGTCTCTCTTCGCACTCGTGCAATTGTgtgccgctgccctggctgcgGACACTGCCTCTTGGAAGGCCCGCAACATCTACTTCGCGCTTACTGATCGTATCGCTCGAAGCGGCAGCGATTCAGGAGGCGGCTCTTGCGGCGACTTGGGCAACTACTGCGGCGGCACCTTCCAAGGTCTGCAGTCCAAGCTCGACTACATCAAGGGTCTCGGCTTTGATGCCATCTGGATCACGCCGGTTGTTGCAAGTGAGTCTCCCTGCCCAGAGAACGTCGTTGGCAGGATCATACTGATATGTCATCTTGCAGACAGCGATGGGGGCTATCACGGGTACTGGGCTCGGGACCTGTACACGGTCAACCCCAAGTACGGGTCAGCAGATGACCTAAAGAGTCTTGTGAATGCCGCTCACGGCAAGGTGCGCTGCGTACCGCTCCTCCATGTAGCCGACGTGAGCTGACCGAAAGCAGGGAATGTACGTCatggtcgacgtcgtcgcgaaCCACATGGGCAAGGCCAACCTTGCCGACAACAAGCCCACCCCACTAGACCAGGCGTCTTCGTACCACCCGGACTGTGTAATCGACTATTCGAACCAAACGAGCATTGAGAACTGTCGCATCGGGGGCCTCCCGGATGTCGATACGCAAGATCCCGCCATCAGGAAGCTCTACCAGTCGTGGGTCAGGTGGCTCATCTCCGAGTTTGGCTTTGACGGGGTGCGCATCGACACCGTCAGACACGTTGAGAAGGACTTTTGGCCTGATTTCGCCTCCGCGGCCGGTGTTTACACCATCGGCGAGGTCTTTGACGGCAACCCTGACTTCCTGGCCGGATACGCAGGCCTCATGTCTGGCTTGCTCAACTACGCCATCTACTATCCGCTCAACAACTTTTACCAGCAAAAGGGCTCATCacaggccctcgtcgagatGCACGACACGGTGAGCCGAAAGTTCCCGGATCCCGCTGCGTTGGGCACATTCGTGGACAACCACGACAACCCCCGGTGGCTGAACCAGAAGAATGACCCCGTCCTGCTGCGCAACGCGCTGACCTACGTGCTGCTTGCTCGTGGCGTGCCAATCCTCTACTACGGCACTGAGCAGGgcttcgccggcggcgcagaccCTGCGAACCGCGAGGATCTATGGCGCAGCGGGTTCCCCACCGATGGTGACATGTACAAGTTcgtggcgacggtggcgggaGTGCGCAAGAACGCCGGCGGGCTGCCTGAAAACGACCATGTCCATCTTTTCGTCGCAGACACGGCGTATGCGTGGAGTCGTGCGGGCGGCAAGATCGTCGTGCTCACGAGCAATGGCGGAAAGTCGCAGCACTACTGCTTCAACACGCAGAGACAGAATGGGTCGTGGAAGGGCGCGCTGGACGGGAAAACGTATACGTCAGACGGGAGCGGA
This sequence is a window from Purpureocillium takamizusanense chromosome 8, complete sequence. Protein-coding genes within it:
- a CDS encoding Alpha-amylase (CAZy:GH13~EggNog:ENOG503NV3E~SECRETED:SignalP(1-18~SECRETED:cutsite=ALA-AD~SECRETED:prob=0.8465)~COG:G), whose protein sequence is MKLSSLFALVQLCAAALAADTASWKARNIYFALTDRIARSGSDSGGGSCGDLGNYCGGTFQGLQSKLDYIKGLGFDAIWITPVVANSDGGYHGYWARDLYTVNPKYGSADDLKSLVNAAHGKGMYVMVDVVANHMGKANLADNKPTPLDQASSYHPDCVIDYSNQTSIENCRIGGLPDVDTQDPAIRKLYQSWVRWLISEFGFDGVRIDTVRHVEKDFWPDFASAAGVYTIGEVFDGNPDFLAGYAGLMSGLLNYAIYYPLNNFYQQKGSSQALVEMHDTVSRKFPDPAALGTFVDNHDNPRWLNQKNDPVLLRNALTYVLLARGVPILYYGTEQGFAGGADPANREDLWRSGFPTDGDMYKFVATVAGVRKNAGGLPENDHVHLFVADTAYAWSRAGGKIVVLTSNGGKSQHYCFNTQRQNGSWKGALDGKTYTSDGSGQLCADVVNGEPVVLVSA